The following are from one region of the Salicibibacter kimchii genome:
- a CDS encoding VanZ family protein yields MNQCSLRIFSWSMLAIYMALLLYITVFAWNYGASLGPDGPGGRNYNLIPFRSIYRIGLFSPDFWDPLKILIGNVFLFLPLGIFLPMLFRRLRSMVKVTLVGMLISLFIELYQFTFTLRVSDIDDLVLNTVGVFLGAATYFTARKIARRIVIIPPSDTSLSRHNGSTSGSNRKR; encoded by the coding sequence ATGAATCAGTGTTCTCTCCGAATTTTTTCCTGGTCAATGCTTGCCATTTATATGGCCTTGCTTTTATACATTACCGTGTTCGCTTGGAACTATGGGGCGTCGCTCGGTCCTGACGGTCCCGGGGGACGAAATTATAATTTGATTCCCTTTCGTAGCATTTATCGGATTGGCCTGTTTAGCCCAGACTTTTGGGATCCTTTAAAAATATTAATCGGCAACGTGTTTCTTTTCTTGCCACTCGGTATATTTTTGCCGATGTTATTCCGGCGCTTGCGCAGCATGGTCAAAGTGACGCTTGTCGGGATGTTGATCTCGCTTTTCATCGAGCTATACCAATTTACCTTCACATTGCGCGTAAGTGACATTGACGATCTTGTCTTGAATACAGTCGGGGTGTTTCTCGGGGCCGCGACGTATTTTACTGCACGAAAAATTGCTCGCCGCATCGTGATCATTCCACCGTCTGACACTTCTCTTTCACGACATAACGGTTCCACAAGCGGAAGCAACCGTAAACGATAA
- a CDS encoding TVP38/TMEM64 family protein translates to MYRKIFVFLILSLLAGTVFLYGEEIAVWIDEHGTESIIVTAALATLMSLFPVIPYPIIGGILGAIYGSFLGSFITWFGSSMASIILFAFVRFGYQDWGLKITGKYESLSKVTMLFERNAFMTIFLTRLIPIVPSIIVNIYSALSRVGFWAYTVASSVGKIPSMILFATVGSTIVHNPADLFYVALIYGSFMIIVYGCFRLWNRYVVKEKCQTVE, encoded by the coding sequence ATGTATCGCAAAATTTTTGTGTTCCTGATTCTATCTTTATTGGCGGGTACCGTTTTTTTATATGGCGAAGAAATCGCGGTTTGGATCGATGAGCACGGCACTGAATCGATCATTGTCACGGCGGCCCTCGCCACACTTATGTCATTATTCCCGGTCATTCCTTATCCGATTATCGGCGGAATTCTCGGTGCTATATACGGGTCATTCCTTGGAAGTTTTATCACTTGGTTTGGGTCTTCCATGGCATCCATTATTCTGTTTGCGTTCGTACGCTTTGGCTACCAGGATTGGGGACTAAAAATTACCGGCAAGTACGAATCCCTTTCCAAAGTGACGATGCTTTTTGAACGCAATGCCTTTATGACGATTTTTTTAACACGGCTGATCCCTATCGTTCCTTCCATCATCGTCAATATCTACTCGGCCCTCAGTCGTGTTGGTTTTTGGGCATACACGGTCGCTTCCTCGGTCGGAAAAATCCCTTCGATGATTTTGTTCGCCACCGTCGGGAGTACGATCGTGCATAACCCTGCCGATTTATTTTATGTTGCGCTTATTTACGGGAGCTTTATGATTATCGTTTACGGTTGCTTCCGCTTGTGGAACCGTTATGTCGTGAAAGAGAAGTGTCAGACGGTGGAATGA
- a CDS encoding MFS transporter, producing the protein MQQQPLSRNRIFILLFIAGIFAVIGFSMFLTTVSWYAISELESAAAVGLVLIAATIPRLVMMMFGGVVADKYKKTTIMFTTNLIQSVMLFSIYVFLSNDLLTLTVLLVLAGVFGMLDAFFGPASVSLIPKVVPKQQLQRANAIFQGADQIAFIIGPILAGLIMESLGVASSFLLATILVFLSAVFIFPPFLKEAPVEEGVTQRPWNNLKEGLAYVRQSSFLLTGLIVLMALNFFVFGALHVAMPLLVDVHGGSPLNLSFMEASLGIGMLLGSFILSVYTIKKQRGTVTIYGLIASLLLFVAFSQVSSLSWLTVFLFFIGFAMVFVYIPFFTVAQERTENRIMGRVMSIIFLAMNGFDPVSYGIIAGFVSAGIPVQMVLLGLGIMGMVIALVVFFKAKEFRHV; encoded by the coding sequence ATGCAGCAACAACCTTTATCGCGAAATCGCATATTTATCTTGCTTTTCATCGCGGGGATCTTTGCGGTTATCGGCTTTAGTATGTTTTTAACCACGGTGTCCTGGTATGCAATCAGTGAGCTGGAATCAGCAGCGGCCGTCGGACTTGTATTAATAGCAGCTACAATCCCCCGGCTCGTCATGATGATGTTCGGCGGTGTTGTCGCGGATAAGTATAAAAAAACGACCATTATGTTCACAACAAACCTTATACAGTCCGTCATGTTGTTCAGCATCTATGTATTTCTTTCCAACGATCTGTTAACGTTGACGGTGTTACTCGTGCTTGCCGGTGTCTTCGGCATGCTGGACGCTTTCTTCGGACCGGCGAGCGTTTCATTAATTCCGAAAGTCGTGCCGAAACAGCAACTGCAAAGGGCAAACGCGATTTTTCAAGGTGCCGACCAAATCGCTTTTATTATAGGGCCGATATTGGCCGGCCTTATCATGGAATCCCTCGGTGTCGCTTCCAGTTTTTTGCTCGCGACCATCCTTGTTTTTCTGTCGGCTGTTTTCATCTTTCCGCCATTTCTTAAGGAAGCGCCGGTGGAAGAAGGCGTTACGCAACGCCCTTGGAATAATTTAAAAGAGGGACTCGCTTATGTTCGGCAATCGAGCTTCTTGCTTACCGGTCTTATCGTTTTAATGGCGCTTAATTTTTTTGTATTCGGAGCGCTTCATGTCGCGATGCCGTTGCTTGTTGATGTTCATGGTGGCTCGCCGTTGAATTTAAGCTTCATGGAGGCCAGTTTAGGGATCGGCATGCTGCTGGGCAGTTTTATCTTAAGTGTGTATACGATAAAAAAACAGCGGGGCACGGTGACCATCTATGGGTTAATTGCATCTTTGCTTCTTTTTGTTGCCTTTAGTCAAGTTTCGTCATTGTCGTGGTTAACCGTGTTTTTATTTTTTATTGGATTCGCGATGGTATTCGTCTATATTCCTTTTTTTACGGTTGCGCAGGAGAGAACGGAAAACCGCATCATGGGCAGGGTCATGAGTATTATTTTCCTTGCTATGAATGGATTTGACCCGGTTTCTTATGGCATTATTGCCGGCTTTGTATCAGCGGGGATACCGGTGCAGATGGTCTTGCTT